The Streptococcus sp. VT 162 genome has a window encoding:
- a CDS encoding accessory secretory protein Asp1, whose protein sequence is MYYFIPAWYGKERPWHADLTPWYYSHFKLEFDDTFNQIRLMQRQGISAQVLLLSYQPHLRYFLHRQGILEAPVYSLFDELQDFHKIRPQVLQLRDIEWDKDCDFVYSPFTILVLKNGKPYAQVEHGIEGFISTIQYFKEDGLLSANYLMDDRGLVSSVIYYEEGQALCQDYLNPKGLWQFREHLQDGGRIEVNPIFAFRFQKEAYRDMGELISEFFEKRLAQLPEEGATYFLPACDQHNDFLLERLPHQTTKVLSLFIGRNPQEKLPQLANLLPKVDLVLVDREDTLHLAQSAFPNQATKFRHLSPFDTRLELGKSQTRKESLIYYQLDFEQGIEDQELYQVLHFLSENKDTELVFGAFAASQEEVKQLETRVAEMVSEQFQDQELEKEVDYQGAENPLEDNRHQSKRYSFVNMKDESELIKQLEFVRLIVDLNRQPLLYTQIAGISAGIPQINRVKTEYVSHQKNGYLLENIADFAQAAHYYLDSLQVWNDALIHSIEKIKEHTGEQFLIKLEKWLEEVTHGKEV, encoded by the coding sequence ATGTATTACTTTATCCCAGCTTGGTATGGCAAGGAGCGTCCCTGGCATGCTGATTTGACACCCTGGTATTATTCTCATTTTAAGCTAGAATTTGATGACACCTTTAATCAGATTCGCTTGATGCAACGCCAAGGGATCTCTGCACAGGTCCTCCTTTTGTCCTATCAGCCTCATCTGCGCTATTTTCTCCATCGCCAAGGCATTTTAGAAGCACCGGTTTATTCCTTATTTGATGAATTGCAGGATTTTCATAAGATTCGACCGCAGGTCTTGCAGCTCAGAGATATTGAGTGGGATAAGGATTGCGACTTTGTTTACAGTCCCTTTACTATTCTGGTGCTGAAGAATGGCAAGCCCTATGCTCAGGTGGAGCATGGAATTGAAGGTTTCATCAGTACGATTCAGTATTTCAAGGAAGATGGGCTATTGTCTGCTAATTACCTGATGGATGATCGGGGCCTGGTTTCCAGTGTGATTTACTACGAAGAGGGTCAGGCTCTCTGCCAAGACTACCTCAATCCCAAGGGACTGTGGCAGTTTAGAGAGCATTTGCAAGATGGGGGCCGTATCGAGGTCAATCCTATCTTTGCTTTTCGCTTCCAAAAAGAGGCCTACCGAGATATGGGGGAATTGATTTCGGAGTTTTTTGAGAAGAGATTAGCTCAACTCCCTGAGGAAGGAGCGACCTATTTTCTGCCTGCTTGTGATCAGCACAATGACTTCCTTTTAGAACGATTGCCTCACCAAACCACTAAGGTTCTCAGCCTTTTTATCGGACGAAATCCCCAAGAGAAACTACCTCAGTTGGCGAATTTGTTGCCTAAGGTGGACCTTGTTCTGGTCGACAGAGAGGACACCTTGCACTTGGCTCAGTCTGCCTTTCCAAATCAAGCAACGAAGTTTCGTCATTTATCGCCTTTTGATACCCGCTTGGAGCTGGGAAAGAGCCAGACTCGGAAGGAGTCGCTCATCTACTATCAACTGGACTTTGAGCAGGGGATAGAGGACCAAGAGCTCTATCAGGTCTTGCATTTCCTTTCTGAAAACAAGGATACAGAGCTGGTCTTTGGAGCATTTGCTGCTAGTCAAGAAGAAGTGAAGCAGCTGGAAACACGAGTTGCTGAGATGGTCTCAGAGCAGTTTCAAGACCAGGAACTGGAGAAGGAAGTTGATTACCAAGGAGCCGAAAATCCGCTTGAGGACAATCGCCATCAGAGCAAGCGCTATTCGTTTGTCAATATGAAGGATGAATCGGAGTTAATCAAGCAGCTGGAATTTGTTCGTTTGATTGTCGATTTGAACAGGCAACCTCTTCTTTATACCCAGATAGCGGGGATCAGTGCTGGTATCCCTCAAATCAATAGGGTCAAAACAGAGTATGTCAGCCATCAGAAGAATGGCTATCTGTTGGAAAATATAGCTGATTTTGCGCAAGCTGCCCATTACTATCTCGATAGCCTGCAGGTGTGGAATGATGCTCTGATCCATTCCATCGAAAAGATAAAGGAACACACTGGGGAGCAATTCCTGATCAAGCTAGAAAAGTGGTTGGAGGAGGTGACTCATGGAAAAGAAGTATAA
- a CDS encoding preprotein translocase subunit SecY, whose translation MKEFRSSIAVKKGMHTLFLLFIYVLGSRLALPFVDLNSRDFLGGGAAYLDFSVALTGGNLRSLSLFSIGLSPWMSAMILWQMFSFSKKLGLNSVSSEVQDRRKMYLTLGIALIQALALTTNLPVQAPYNPFLVFLLNTSLLVAGTFFLVWLSDINASIGVGGPIVILLASMVASLPQDIIQSVQVHKISPWLLFLLVVLGVLFTYLVVLFYRARYRIPINKIGLHSRFKRYSYLEIMLNPAGGMPYMYVMSLMGLPSYLLLLLQHLDKGNPLYPALLEQYAMRKPLWIYAYILILFVFSIAFAFVNVSGEQIADRMKQSGDYIYGVYPGEDTSRFINRLVLRFALIGAVINVTLAGLPILFVLKDESLFKVSMIPGLFLILSGMLFTIHDELQALRLNERYRPLF comes from the coding sequence GTGAAAGAATTTCGTTCATCGATAGCAGTAAAAAAAGGGATGCACACCCTGTTTTTGCTCTTTATTTATGTGCTCGGGAGTCGTCTGGCTCTTCCTTTTGTTGACCTCAATAGTCGGGATTTTCTCGGAGGAGGCGCAGCCTATCTGGACTTTTCAGTAGCCCTGACTGGTGGAAATCTTCGGAGCCTCTCTCTCTTTTCCATCGGGCTCTCCCCTTGGATGTCAGCTATGATCTTGTGGCAGATGTTTTCCTTTTCAAAGAAACTGGGCTTAAACTCGGTTTCTTCGGAAGTCCAAGATAGACGGAAAATGTACTTGACGTTAGGGATTGCCTTAATTCAGGCCTTGGCCTTGACTACAAACCTTCCTGTCCAAGCTCCCTACAATCCCTTCTTGGTCTTTCTCCTCAATACCAGCCTTTTGGTTGCGGGGACCTTCTTCTTAGTTTGGCTGTCAGACATCAATGCGTCTATCGGAGTTGGAGGCCCAATCGTTATTTTATTGGCAAGTATGGTGGCTTCACTCCCTCAGGACATCATCCAATCGGTCCAGGTTCATAAGATCTCCCCTTGGCTGCTTTTCCTATTGGTAGTGCTTGGTGTCCTCTTTACCTATCTAGTCGTGCTCTTTTACCGAGCGCGATACCGCATCCCTATCAATAAAATCGGGCTTCATTCTCGCTTTAAACGCTATTCTTATCTGGAAATCATGCTCAATCCTGCAGGTGGCATGCCTTATATGTATGTGATGAGTCTTATGGGCTTGCCTTCTTATCTCTTGCTCTTGCTTCAACATCTGGATAAGGGTAATCCTCTCTACCCTGCCCTACTGGAGCAGTATGCGATGAGGAAACCCTTGTGGATATACGCTTATATCCTTATCCTCTTTGTCTTTAGCATTGCCTTTGCCTTTGTTAATGTGAGTGGCGAACAAATCGCAGATCGGATGAAGCAATCAGGAGATTACATCTACGGGGTCTATCCTGGTGAGGATACCAGTCGCTTTATCAATCGCTTGGTTCTCCGATTTGCTCTGATAGGTGCAGTCATTAACGTTACCTTGGCTGGACTTCCGATCTTGTTTGTCTTGAAGGATGAGAGTTTGTTCAAAGTCAGCATGATTCCTGGACTCTTTTTAATTTTGAGTGGCATGTTGTTTACGATTCATGATGAACTGCAAGCGCTCCGACTAAATGAAAGGTATCGGCCACTATTCTAG
- a CDS encoding glycosyl hydrolase family 8 — MKKTIVLAGDYAYIRQIETALKSLCYHNSHVKVYIFNQDVPQEWFRALRPIVEQMGGELVDVKMLGAQFQMNWSNKLPHINHMTFARYFIPDFVEEDKVLYLDSDLVVTADLTSLFEMDLGENYLAAAPSCFGVGVGFNAGVLLINNKKWRAEAVRQELVELTEREHQHVSEGDQSILNMLFHDSYAPLDQNYNFQIGFDSGAASHGHEFIFQIPLEPLPAILHFLSQDKPWNTHSVGRLREVWWHYHLMEWSTITEKWRQAGIDYPVTVYQPVMSCVNLTNSWHLEKIDYLVQALPELHFYIAAYTTMAPELMLLSRFENVTLYPNTFPLLVEKLVQQTDVYLDINHDDKLSVVYDYISRFEKPILTFDNTQSQELAESAYAGIFSAERPEEMVATLKVYLDEKTHEN, encoded by the coding sequence ATGAAAAAAACAATTGTTCTCGCAGGAGATTATGCCTATATCCGCCAGATTGAAACAGCGCTCAAGTCTCTCTGCTATCATAATAGCCATGTCAAGGTCTATATCTTTAACCAGGATGTTCCCCAAGAATGGTTCCGCGCTCTCAGACCGATAGTAGAGCAAATGGGTGGTGAGTTGGTGGATGTCAAGATGCTTGGTGCCCAGTTTCAGATGAACTGGAGTAACAAATTGCCCCATATCAACCACATGACCTTTGCCCGTTATTTTATCCCTGATTTTGTTGAAGAGGACAAGGTACTTTACTTGGACAGCGATCTGGTAGTGACGGCTGATTTGACGTCCCTCTTTGAAATGGACTTAGGAGAAAACTACCTGGCTGCTGCACCATCTTGTTTTGGAGTTGGGGTTGGTTTTAATGCAGGTGTGCTCTTGATCAATAACAAAAAATGGCGGGCAGAAGCTGTGAGACAAGAGCTAGTTGAGTTGACAGAGCGGGAACACCAACATGTGAGTGAGGGAGACCAGTCCATCCTCAATATGCTCTTTCATGACAGCTATGCTCCTCTGGATCAGAACTATAATTTCCAGATTGGTTTTGATAGTGGGGCTGCCTCACATGGACATGAATTTATCTTCCAGATTCCCCTAGAGCCCCTGCCAGCTATCTTGCATTTCCTCTCTCAGGACAAACCTTGGAACACTCATTCGGTTGGGCGTTTGCGTGAGGTTTGGTGGCACTATCATCTGATGGAGTGGTCTACCATTACTGAAAAATGGCGTCAGGCTGGAATTGACTATCCAGTCACAGTCTATCAGCCAGTTATGTCTTGTGTTAATTTGACTAACTCCTGGCATCTTGAGAAAATCGACTATCTGGTTCAAGCCTTGCCAGAGTTGCATTTCTACATTGCAGCCTATACGACGATGGCACCTGAACTCATGCTCTTGTCACGTTTTGAAAATGTTACTCTCTATCCTAACACCTTCCCTCTCTTGGTTGAGAAACTGGTTCAGCAGACAGATGTCTATCTTGATATTAACCACGATGACAAGTTGAGTGTTGTTTATGACTATATTTCACGCTTTGAGAAACCAATCTTGACTTTTGACAATACCCAGTCCCAGGAACTAGCTGAAAGTGCCTATGCGGGTATCTTCTCAGCAGAAAGACCAGAAGAAATGGTGGCTACTTTGAAGGTTTATCTGGACGAGAAAACTCACGAAAACTGA
- a CDS encoding glycosyl hydrolase family 8, which translates to MKKELQKAIVLGGDNAYMDKIETTIKSICAHNRAVTFYVFNDDLPSEWFQLMERRLEPLASKIVNVKISHQGLKEYSLPLAHLSYATFFRYFIPQFVSEDLALYLDSDIIVRSDLDQLFLEDMEDWPVAAVADALVPSTFNAGVLLINVALWRQEKVTEHLLSLTDQLHDQVFGDQGVLNHLFEGRWKSLPATYNFMVGMDTVARNYQMDSWYRDSLATEKTAKIIHYTGDKPWYQINLNRFREDWWFYYGLEWSDIVMKKCDFHKGLASLVQAPQYATAIFTNTCHIERIEHLIQELPDVEFSILAHTNFAPEIMNLQSHLNVRLYPYFNPMNVKKVLEKIDFYLDINHEDEIANIIQEVQQREIPIFAFETTSHDSSGYSHVYSPAAVDQMIESIRTLLESQKQSL; encoded by the coding sequence ATGAAAAAAGAGCTTCAAAAAGCCATTGTACTCGGTGGTGATAATGCATATATGGACAAGATTGAGACAACAATCAAGTCAATCTGTGCCCATAACCGAGCAGTGACTTTTTATGTTTTCAATGATGATTTGCCATCTGAATGGTTTCAGCTCATGGAGAGACGTCTAGAGCCTCTAGCCTCAAAAATCGTCAATGTCAAGATTAGTCATCAAGGTTTGAAAGAGTATAGTTTGCCACTAGCCCACCTAAGTTATGCAACTTTCTTTCGTTATTTTATTCCTCAGTTTGTTAGCGAAGACCTAGCCTTGTACCTGGATTCGGATATCATCGTTAGATCAGACCTGGATCAACTCTTTTTAGAAGACATGGAGGACTGGCCAGTAGCTGCTGTAGCAGATGCTCTAGTTCCTAGCACTTTTAATGCAGGTGTCTTACTGATTAATGTGGCTCTCTGGCGTCAAGAAAAGGTGACGGAGCACTTGTTGAGTTTGACAGACCAACTGCATGACCAAGTTTTTGGTGATCAGGGCGTGTTAAATCACCTCTTTGAAGGTCGTTGGAAATCGCTGCCAGCTACCTATAATTTTATGGTTGGTATGGATACAGTGGCTCGAAATTACCAGATGGATTCTTGGTATAGGGATTCTCTTGCTACTGAGAAAACAGCCAAGATTATCCATTATACAGGGGACAAGCCTTGGTACCAAATCAACCTCAATCGTTTCAGGGAGGACTGGTGGTTTTACTACGGACTAGAGTGGTCTGATATTGTCATGAAAAAATGTGATTTCCATAAAGGATTAGCATCTTTAGTTCAAGCTCCCCAGTATGCGACCGCAATTTTTACCAATACGTGTCACATAGAGAGAATCGAACACCTGATCCAAGAACTGCCTGATGTAGAGTTCTCTATCCTAGCTCATACCAATTTTGCGCCGGAAATCATGAACTTGCAATCGCATCTGAATGTACGCCTCTATCCTTACTTTAATCCCATGAATGTCAAAAAAGTCTTAGAAAAGATTGACTTTTACTTGGATATCAATCATGAGGATGAAATTGCAAACATTATCCAAGAGGTGCAGCAAAGAGAAATCCCTATATTTGCTTTTGAAACCACTAGTCATGACTCGAGTGGTTACAGTCACGTTTACTCACCAGCAGCCGTAGATCAAATGATCGAGTCTATCCGCACGCTTTTGGAATCACAGAAGCAGTCGTTGTGA